From a single Mangifera indica cultivar Alphonso chromosome 19, CATAS_Mindica_2.1, whole genome shotgun sequence genomic region:
- the LOC123203681 gene encoding phytolongin Phyl1.1: MGSIQNTVHYCSVSRDNRVLYAHGGDHELENLAALCLERTPAFHKWYFETIGNKTYGFLIEDGYVYFMIVDEGLGKLGALQFLEHLKDEFKKAAKKGSRGSFSGLNAIGVQEQLVPVIRRLITSLENVAQSRNAWNSPPPLSDPMGLSPSRSNDNGQIEVVSSTKAPLLGKSSKQEKKKAKDHIIAVRDVELEEHRKSTDRVKVDLRTLDSNSQTGAGTSISSQKDMGSMRMRSNYQNMRKKWWRQVRIVLAIDAAVCLVLFVIWLSICRGIGCIRS, from the coding sequence ATGGGTTCTATTCAGAATACTGTTCATTACTGTTCTGTGTCGAGGGATAACCGGGTTTTGTATGCACATGGTGGAGATCATGAGCTTGAGAATCTGGCTGCGTTGTGTCTAGAAAGGACTCCAGCATTCCACAAGTGGTATTTTGAGACCATAGGGAACAAGACTTATGGATTTTTAATTGAAGATGGGTATGTTTATTTCATGATTGTGGATGAGGGATTAGGAAAGCTGGGTGCACTCCAGTTTTTGGAGCACTTGAAAGATGAGTTCAAGAAGGCGGCTAAAAAGGGTTCAAGAGGAAGCTTCTCAGGACTGAATGCAATTGGTGTGCAAGAACAACTAGTGCCTGTTATCCGCAGATTGATAACTTCATTGGAAAACGTTGCTCAAAGCAGGAATGCTTGGAACAGTCCACCTCCCTTGTCGGATCCTATGGGTCTCTCCCCATCACGTAGCAATGATAATGGGCAAATTGAAGTTGTTAGTTCGACAAAAGCCCCTTTATTGGGAAAGTCTAGcaagcaagaaaaaaagaaggctAAGGATCATATAATTGCTGTGAGAGATGTTGAATTGGAGGAGCACCGAAAATCGACAGATAGAGTCAAGGTGGATTTGAGAACTCTGGATTCTAATAGCCAGACTGGGGCTGGTACTTCAATCTCATCGCAGAAGGATATGGGTTCAATGAGGATGAGATCAAACTATCAAAATATGAGAAAGAAGTGGTGGCGCCAAGTACGAATTGTTCTCGCAATTGATGCAGCTGTTTGTCTTGTACTATTTGTCATTTGGTTGTCAATTTGCAGAGGTATTGGGTGCATTCGTTCATGA